The sequence below is a genomic window from Bdellovibrio sp. ArHS.
TGTGCGGGCTGCGCGCGTGAACGACTTCGGGTTCCGTACGAGCCGGCTTTTTTATCTTTTGCTCTTCCGACGGGCGTGTCGTCTTTTTGAAATAATCCAGTTTGACAGGTCGGCCGTACCGAGCGGACTCAAAGAGAGCTTCAATAATCTTAATATCAAGAAGACCCTCTTCAGCGGAAGGTTCGGGTTGCTGTTCTTTCAAGATACATTCAGAGAAGTATTCCAGCTCTGGACCAAACTGATCGTGTTTTTTGAAAGTGTAGGTCTTGTCTTTGCCATTGATCGTGGTGGTTAACTCCATGTCATCCGCATATTCATAGGCGTTTTCCAGGCGCAAACAGCCCTTGGTGCCAATCAGATCATAAGCCGCGCTGTCAGAAGCGCCAAAACTGATCGTGAATGTGGCGACGCGAGTTTCGGGAAAGCGAAGTGTGACAGACATCATCTCTTCAACTTCACTAAACCGCTCGTCAGAGCTATTCATTGTCCAGGCGAAACATTCCACCGGCTCGTCGCGAAAAAGATAGCGGGCGGCATTAAGGCAGTAAACGCCGATATCTAAAAGGGGACCGCCTCCTTGCTCGGCTTGCAGACGAATGTTGGTGGGATCTGTCAGTTGATAAGAAAAAAGAGAATTGAAAATCCGCAGTTCCCCTAGTTTTCCGCTTTGTGCAATTTCAATAGCCTTTAGATTGGCTGGATCAAAGTGAAGGCGATAAGCCACCATCATTTTGACATTGTTGCGGTCAGCGGCTCTCATCATCGCGACGGCGTCGGCAACGGATGTGGCGATGGGCTTTTCGGTTAAAACGTGAATTCCTTGATACGCGGCTTTTTCCGCGAACTCGCGGTGATGGGCATTGGGAGTTGCAATATAGACGGCATCGATAAGACCACTGCGCAAACATTCTTCGTAGTCATCATAGTGATAAAGATTTTCGACCTTGTACTTCTTTCCCAGTTTTTTGAGTTTGGTTGCATCTCCGGAAACCAGGGCCGTCAATTCCGAATTCTTAGCATTTTTGAATCCCGGAAGGACCGCAGTCTGGGCGATGTGACCCAGGCCGACAACAGCGTATCGGATTTTTTGATTTTCGTTCATAGTTCCTCCTAAATTTGTTGATACTGTGTTTGGTAGTCGGCGCGTTTTTCGCTATATCCCTGGGGATGCGTGCGATGCCAATTCCACGCGTGGGTGATAATGGTATCGATGTGCGGGTACATTCGTTGCCATCCCAACTTGTTTTGTATTTTTTGGCTGGAGGCAACCAGCACGGCCGGATCGCCTGGGCGACGACGTTCTTCTTTGACTATAAATTCAACCTGGGTCGCGCGTTCGCAGGCTCTTAAAATTTCACGCACAGAAAAGCCTTTTTCACTTCCGATGTTGTAGATGTCGTTGTTGCCGGGACGTAAAGACCTTAGAGCCAAGGTGTGGGCCTTCGCCAAATCCATGACATGCACGTAGTCCCGAATGCAGGTCCCATCGGGCGTGGGATAGTCCGCACCAAAAATTTTTACTTCCGGTTGAGCCTGAAGAGCGGACTTCAGAATGCGCGGGATCAGATGGGTTTCATGCATATGATCTTCTCCCATGGAGCCGTCCGGTGCTGCACCGGCGACGTTGAAATAACGAAGAACTGCGTATTGCAGCCCATGGGCCTGCGCAAAGTCCTCGAGGATCATTTCGACCATCATTTTGCTTTTGCCATAAGGGTTCACAGGTTGGCGCGGATGATGTTCTTCGACGGGAATGTCTTGCGGCTCGCCATAGACGGCCGCCGTGGACGAGAACACCAGTTTTTCAACATGGGCCTCATGCATGGCATTTAAAAGTGTCAAAGTGTTGGCGACGTTGTTGTGATAGTATTTGTATGGATTTTCCACGCTTTCCGCCACTTCGATATTGGCAGCAAAATGCATCACCGCTTCGATCTTATATTCATTGAAGGTTCGCGATAACAATTCGCCATGGGCGGTGCTTCCGGGAATAAAAAGAGCGTCAGCGTGAAGCGCTTTTAAATGTCCCTCAGAAAGGTCATCCAGAACCAAAACCTGATGGCCCTCTTCAATAAGTTGGCGCACCACATGACTTCCAATATAGCCGGCACCGCCGGTGACAAGTACACGCATAATTTCCTCCTGCTAAATCGGGGAATGGCTAAAGCGTGGCCATTCAGTTAAATCTTTCGAAAGACAGATTTTAGCGAGATCCAAGGATTCGCCAATAACCACATGCATATCCAAGTAACGATAAGTTCCCAGTCGGCCAATGAAGGTCACATTGCTTTCTGACTCTGCCAAAGAAATGTATTCCTTCAGCAAGGCCATATCCTGCGCCAGACGCAGGGGATAGTAGGGCGTATCCCGCTCAGAGCACAGGGCGCTGTATTCTTTGAAGCAGACTGTTCGCGGGTGTTCTTCCCACGGCGCGAAGTGTTTGTGTTCAGTGATACGGGTATAGGGCACTTCTTCTTCGCAATAATTGATTACCGGATTTCCCTGAAAATCCCCGTCAGCGACAAATTTTTCAAATTTCAAAGTGCGATAGCGCAAACGTCCCCGCTGAAACTTGAAGTAACCGTCCATGGGACCGCTCCAGAAGATGTGGTGGAACTTGTCTTTGTCGTCAGCGGAAAGGCGCGTCTTCAGACACACCTCGATCAGCGGATGATCCAGAATTTTTTGTACGATGGTGGTATAGCCGTCGACGGGAATCCCCTGGTACTTCTGATTGTAATAATTGTCGTCGTAGTTGAATCGCACCGGCAAACGTTTCAGTATCGACGCCGGCAATTCTTTAGGTTCGACACCCCATTGTTTTTTCGTGTAGCCATAAAAGAAATTTCGATAAAGATCGGCACCTAAAAATTTCAGAGCCTGTTCCTCGAAAGTCTGGGGTTCCGCAATGTCACTCTGACCTTGATTGCCCAGAAATTCCTCAGCCTGGGAGGGCGTCATTTTCTTTTGAAAAAACTGATTGATCGTCAAAAGGTTGACGGGCAATGAAAACACGCCCTTTTCCGTGATCGCTTTCACACGGTTCGTAAACGGCATAAAAGGGGACCACTTGTTAACATAGTCCCAGACATCCTGGCGACTGGTGTTAAAGATGTGAGGACCGTACTGATGAATCATCACATTGGTTTCCGTATCACGCGTCGTGTGACAGTTGCCGGCCACATGGTCGCGTTCATCAAAAACCGTGACTTTAAAATTTCCGCTTTGGGCCAGTTCACGAGCTATCACCGCTCCGGCAAAACCGGCGCCGGCAATTCCAATCTGCATTTTCATCGTCTCTCCTTAAAAAATCGCAACTTCTAATTGTTGAAAATAGCGGTCCAATGCATCGTCCAGATTTGGCAGAATGCGATAGCGTTCACTGCTTAATGAGCTGTGTGCAGGACGTCGGGCCGTGGCCCCCATCTCTTGATGGGTTTTTCTAACAATGTGATCAGTTTTTTTGTCGGGCAGACGACAGACGGCCATCGCCGCAAAGTCACCCCAACTGACATCGGCATCATTGGTTAAATGAATCAGCCCCTTTTCGTGATCCACCAGAAGATCCAGGCACGCATGGACCAGATCGGGTACATAAGTGGGTGACACTTTCGTGTCGTCCGCGGCATAGAATTTTAAATTTCGGTTCACCGTCTTAAGGCAACGAGTGATAAAGTTGGACTCATCCCAGGGGCCGAAAAAAGAGCTCGTTCTAACAACCAGCGCATTTTCATCTGCCGTAAGGACTTTTTCTTCTGCCTGCGCTTTCGAACGCCCATAGACATTCAGGGGGGCCACCGTATTGCTTTCTAGGTAGCGACTTTCTTGGTGTCCATCAAAAACCAAATCCGACGAGAACGTAAGGAAACGGATTTTTTCTTGGGCACATTCTTCCGCCAGGATTCGGGGGCCTTCGACATTTTCTTTGAAACACTTCAAGGCTTCAAACTCGGCGCGGTCCACTTTGACGTAGCCGGCGGCATTAATGACCGCCCAGGGTTGTAGATCTTGCAAGACCTCTCGAACTTTTTGACGGTCGGTAATGTCTAAGCCGGCGCGATCTAAAAGATAGAACGGGATGTTTCGCATACCGCATAGACGAGCGAACGCGCGGCCTAAGGTGCCGCGACCGCCGGTAATCAGAATGGATTTACGACTTTTTCCGGGCGGGCGAAGAGTGGAAAATAAAGCTGCGGGTGCATAAAGGGCCCTTTCAGGAATTCGCCAACGGGTTTCTTCGTTCAGCAGAGGATGTGCAAACACACCGGTCGTGGCCAATGATTTCACCATGTCAGTCAAGACGGTGGCGCGAGGTTTTCCTTCGGGCGTGCGCAAATCAAAAACGCCCGGTTCATAAAAATTTTCCTCCCGTGTACAAAGAGAGTTCCAGTTAAAGGTTCCCAGCAGACTCCAGGCCGTGACGGCGCGGACATCAGCACCCTCACACGACAGAGTTTTAGCCGCATTCCAAATCTCCGCTAGCCACAGCATCTGATCTTCGCGATAGCCGCGAGTGTGGACCTCGGTCACCGCCAACGGAATTTGATAGCGATCCCAGACTTCTTTGAAAAGGCTGTAAGGCGAGGCCGAAGTCGCTTGGCCTGAATCGATGGCGCCGACATCCGCATAGGCATGTAAATGATTTCCGCCGTGAAGAAAAGAGGGATAAAGAGCAATTCGCTCATCTAAAAATCTGTTGCTTAATTGATAGTGATTAAGGCCCAGAAGATCGGGAACGCAGGGGTTGTCCTGAAGCCAGTGTAGTTCGCTCTCTGTCAATCCGTTTTTGAGATAGGCATACAAGGGATGATCCTTTGTCACTCGTCCCGAAAGTAGATCAAAACTCAGCCAACGACGGTGGTTTTCAAAATCTCTTTGGTATTCCAGAAGTTTGGTGCTTTCCACGCGTCCGACGTCTTCGGTCTGAATCAATCGTGCCTGGGGATTGATTTTGCGAATTTCTTGCATTGCTAAAGAGGTGGCTTTGCATTGCCCGTACACCGCTTGTATGAAGCTTCGATCGTCGTGTCGATGGGGAAACCAATGACCGTATAGACAGCTGAACCGGGCCGTCGTCAGAATTTCGTTGATCGGAGTATAATCGTAGATCCAAGGATAGCGGTTGGCAAAATCCCGGGCATAGCGCGCGAACTTTTCCGGAAAATCAGGGTCTAGTAAGTGGGTAAACAAAGGTCCGCTGCCATGATGTAAAAGGCCAGCGATCGGGATCAAACCTCTTTGCCGAAGAGCTTCCAGACGCTGATCCATTCCTTGCCAGTTGTAAACGCCTTCCCGGCTGGCCACTTGTTCCCACAGACAAGGGTAGCGTATTCTCTCTGCACCTAATTGCGCAAAAAGATCCAGATCGCCTTCTCGCAGAAGATGGCCTGAGCTATCCAGTTGGTTGAAGTAGCGGTTGCCAACCCGATTCAATGTGCATTCGATGCCAATCCACAGTTGCGGTTTCATCACAATCACATTCCGCGTAAGAAGTTGATGTTCAGTCTTTCCGAAGTGGGCCTTTCGGGTCGTAACGTCTTCAACTGATTGAAATTCGTTTCCAGTAGGGCCATTTTTTTCCAGGTCTCGTCCCAAGAAATATCTTTCAGAAATTCATCAACGGCATCCAACCAGTTGGAATCGTATTTGCGACGCTCTAACGCTTCTTCGATGTGAATTACAAATTCTGCAGCGGTGTCCCCAATAGCCACTAACTGGCGGTTGCCGTAAGGTTCGACAACATCGCGAATCGAGGTCGAGACCACAGGACAACCTGCCGCTAGGTATTCGGGAGTTTTCGTAGGACTGATGAAGCGAGTTGCGTCGTTACGGGCAAAGGGCATCAGGGCGCAATCCCATCCCGCCAAATATTTAGGAAGATCGGAATAGTCCTTTTTACCCAGATAGTGAATGTTGGGAAGCTTCGGTAGTAAGGCCGGATCGATCTTCACCACTGGGCCAATCATAATGAAATTCCAGTCGGGGCGAAGTCGCGCCAAGTCTCCAATTAAATTTGTATCCATTCTTTCATCAATGACACCGATAAATCCCACACGAGGGTGAGGAATAGGCTTTTGATCCTCAGGATCATTTTTTTTGCTGCGAGCCGAATTGAAATGATGAACATCAATCCCGCTTGGGAAAGCATGTACATTTTCATGCATCTCTTTTTTGGCCTCGTAAAGAGAATACCCGCCAGTGAAGACGAGGTCGGCTTTCTTTAAAAGTTCCAACTCCAAATCCAGCAACTCGCGGGGGGCGCCGTGAAACTTGGAAAGTTCGTCCATGCAATCATAAATAGTGACGGCGGGGGAAAGATGGCGGCTGAAATTCAGGGCCATCGGCGTATAATACCAAGTGGAGTAGGATTCGATGAACTCTTCGGACATTAAGTTATCCAAAAGTTTTTGTAGAACCAGGTCATGATCTTTAGGACCGATTCGTTCTGGTAGCCG
It includes:
- a CDS encoding Gfo/Idh/MocA family oxidoreductase, which produces MNENQKIRYAVVGLGHIAQTAVLPGFKNAKNSELTALVSGDATKLKKLGKKYKVENLYHYDDYEECLRSGLIDAVYIATPNAHHREFAEKAAYQGIHVLTEKPIATSVADAVAMMRAADRNNVKMMVAYRLHFDPANLKAIEIAQSGKLGELRIFNSLFSYQLTDPTNIRLQAEQGGGPLLDIGVYCLNAARYLFRDEPVECFAWTMNSSDERFSEVEEMMSVTLRFPETRVATFTISFGASDSAAYDLIGTKGCLRLENAYEYADDMELTTTINGKDKTYTFKKHDQFGPELEYFSECILKEQQPEPSAEEGLLDIKIIEALFESARYGRPVKLDYFKKTTRPSEEQKIKKPARTEPEVVHARSPHN
- the galE gene encoding UDP-glucose 4-epimerase GalE, coding for MRVLVTGGAGYIGSHVVRQLIEEGHQVLVLDDLSEGHLKALHADALFIPGSTAHGELLSRTFNEYKIEAVMHFAANIEVAESVENPYKYYHNNVANTLTLLNAMHEAHVEKLVFSSTAAVYGEPQDIPVEEHHPRQPVNPYGKSKMMVEMILEDFAQAHGLQYAVLRYFNVAGAAPDGSMGEDHMHETHLIPRILKSALQAQPEVKIFGADYPTPDGTCIRDYVHVMDLAKAHTLALRSLRPGNNDIYNIGSEKGFSVREILRACERATQVEFIVKEERRRPGDPAVLVASSQKIQNKLGWQRMYPHIDTIITHAWNWHRTHPQGYSEKRADYQTQYQQI
- the glf gene encoding UDP-galactopyranose mutase; the encoded protein is MKMQIGIAGAGFAGAVIARELAQSGNFKVTVFDERDHVAGNCHTTRDTETNVMIHQYGPHIFNTSRQDVWDYVNKWSPFMPFTNRVKAITEKGVFSLPVNLLTINQFFQKKMTPSQAEEFLGNQGQSDIAEPQTFEEQALKFLGADLYRNFFYGYTKKQWGVEPKELPASILKRLPVRFNYDDNYYNQKYQGIPVDGYTTIVQKILDHPLIEVCLKTRLSADDKDKFHHIFWSGPMDGYFKFQRGRLRYRTLKFEKFVADGDFQGNPVINYCEEEVPYTRITEHKHFAPWEEHPRTVCFKEYSALCSERDTPYYPLRLAQDMALLKEYISLAESESNVTFIGRLGTYRYLDMHVVIGESLDLAKICLSKDLTEWPRFSHSPI
- a CDS encoding SDR family oxidoreductase, translated to MKPQLWIGIECTLNRVGNRYFNQLDSSGHLLREGDLDLFAQLGAERIRYPCLWEQVASREGVYNWQGMDQRLEALRQRGLIPIAGLLHHGSGPLFTHLLDPDFPEKFARYARDFANRYPWIYDYTPINEILTTARFSCLYGHWFPHRHDDRSFIQAVYGQCKATSLAMQEIRKINPQARLIQTEDVGRVESTKLLEYQRDFENHRRWLSFDLLSGRVTKDHPLYAYLKNGLTESELHWLQDNPCVPDLLGLNHYQLSNRFLDERIALYPSFLHGGNHLHAYADVGAIDSGQATSASPYSLFKEVWDRYQIPLAVTEVHTRGYREDQMLWLAEIWNAAKTLSCEGADVRAVTAWSLLGTFNWNSLCTREENFYEPGVFDLRTPEGKPRATVLTDMVKSLATTGVFAHPLLNEETRWRIPERALYAPAALFSTLRPPGKSRKSILITGGRGTLGRAFARLCGMRNIPFYLLDRAGLDITDRQKVREVLQDLQPWAVINAAGYVKVDRAEFEALKCFKENVEGPRILAEECAQEKIRFLTFSSDLVFDGHQESRYLESNTVAPLNVYGRSKAQAEEKVLTADENALVVRTSSFFGPWDESNFITRCLKTVNRNLKFYAADDTKVSPTYVPDLVHACLDLLVDHEKGLIHLTNDADVSWGDFAAMAVCRLPDKKTDHIVRKTHQEMGATARRPAHSSLSSERYRILPNLDDALDRYFQQLEVAIF
- a CDS encoding glycosyltransferase family 1 protein, producing MSLTCEASDLLVFSHLRWNFVFQRPQHLMSRFATFRRVYFVEEPLFHSSAEAELELTQSKEGVTVVVPRLPERIGPKDHDLVLQKLLDNLMSEEFIESYSTWYYTPMALNFSRHLSPAVTIYDCMDELSKFHGAPRELLDLELELLKKADLVFTGGYSLYEAKKEMHENVHAFPSGIDVHHFNSARSKKNDPEDQKPIPHPRVGFIGVIDERMDTNLIGDLARLRPDWNFIMIGPVVKIDPALLPKLPNIHYLGKKDYSDLPKYLAGWDCALMPFARNDATRFISPTKTPEYLAAGCPVVSTSIRDVVEPYGNRQLVAIGDTAAEFVIHIEEALERRKYDSNWLDAVDEFLKDISWDETWKKMALLETNFNQLKTLRPERPTSERLNINFLRGM